From one Felis catus isolate Fca126 chromosome E2, F.catus_Fca126_mat1.0, whole genome shotgun sequence genomic stretch:
- the EXOC3L1 gene encoding exocyst complex component 3-like protein isoform X1 encodes MDSATKDEMQPSLPPGSSCPGPEWPEQERAEQLARGAALKWASGIFYRPEQLARLGQYRSREVQRTCSLEARIKSVVQSYLEGVKTGVWQLAQAFEAVQGTREALDQAHGLLQGMVEATETLKPLREQVAQHKQLQVLSQLLPRLRAVPAAVAHTRTLIGAQRLLEAYVCLRELEQLQEETWAPLGGLELPVFEGLGPLAEALGQAVEAAAGVAGRLAREDPALLVAAVRVAEVDARHTTSLELPPRDWQRRCLQALQEGLERTHFGTPLLLEPGALAGWLEALRVALPAELATAEALVAPCCPPHYKVVRLWAHTLHSGLRRCLQQLLEGPKLGAADAFALLHWTLHVYLGPEMMGSLELGPEADVSQLEPLLTPENIEQLEAMFVTQIQVNVAQWLQKALDGEVAEWNREQEPGTDSSGFYHSPLPAIVLQILEENIRVTSLVSESLQRRVHGMALSELGTFLRSFSDALIRFSRDHIRGEAMAPHYVPYLLATLNYQSALSSSVSVLQPDGAASGDLAPVEAGLDELQRRICRLVLEALLAELQPLFEALPSRRWLSSPELLDDVCERTVRFCQDFRRVRNPAVQLLLAEAERTVVLQYLRALMQGRLVCRGADERIQAAQRLQNDAAQLRELFLGLGLEESVHCAPVLLSLRDLLNLRDPMLLGLEVAGLRQKFPDVSEDHVSALLDLRGDVSREQRLAALSSLQAGPQPSLSAGHRALFSLVPVPTPALSSCLPSGPCA; translated from the exons ATGGACTCAGCAACCAAGGATGAAATGCAGCCCTCACTTCCCCCTG GGTCTTCCTGCCCAGGGCCTGAGTGGCCAGAGCAAGAGAGGGCGGAGCAGCTGGCCAGAGGAGCAGCACTCAAATGGGCCTCGGGCATCTTCTACCGGCCAGAGCAGCTGGCCAGGCTGGGCCAGTACCGCAGCCGTGAAGTTCAACGTACCTGTTCCCTGGAAGCACGCATTAAG TCGGTGGTGCAGTCCTACCTGGAGGGCGTGAAGACTGGTGTGTGGCAGCTGGCCCAGGCTTTTGAGGCTGTGCAGGGAACCCGTGAGGCCCTAGACCAGGCCCATGGGTTGCTCCAGGGTATGGTGGAGGCCACAGAGACCCTAAAACCACTGCGAGAACAAGTTGCCCAGCACAAGCAGCTGCAGGTCCTGTCTCAGCTGCTGCCCCGGCTGCGGGCAG TGCCAGCTGCAGTGGCCCACACACGGACCCTGATTGGTGCCCAGCGGCTCTTGGAGGCATATGTGTGCCTTCGGGAGCTGGAGCAGCTGCAAGAGGAGACGTGGGCACCTCTGGGGGGCCTGGAGTTGCCAGTCTTCGAGGGGTTGGGCCCTCTAGCTGAGGCATTGGGCCAGGCTGTGGAGGCGGCTGCGGGGGTGGCAGGGCGGCTGGCACGGGAGGACCCAGCCTTGCTGGTGGCTGCTGTGCGTGTGGCAGAGGTGGATGCTAGGCACACAACCTCCCTGGAGCTTCCCCCCCGGGACTGGCAGCGGCGCTGTCTGCAGGCACTGCAGGAGGGCCTGGAGAGGACCCACTTTGGGACACCTCTGCTGCTTGAGCCAGGGGCCTTGGCAGGGTGGCTGGAGGCTCTGCGGGTGGCTCTACCAGCTGAGTTGGCCACAGCTGAAGCACTAGTGGCACCCTGCTGCCCACCACACTACAAGGTGGTCCGGCTCTGGGCCCACACCCTGCACAGTGGACTGCGTCGATGCCTGCAGCAACTGCTGGAAGGGCCTAAGCTAGGAGCTGCTGACGCCTTCGCCTTACTGCATTGGACACTGCATGTGTACCTGGG GCCAGAAATGATGGGGAGCCTGGAGTTGGGGCCTGAGGCTGATGTGTCTCAGCTGGAGCCCCTCCTGACCCCAGAGAACATTGAACAGCTGGAGGCAATGTTTGTGACCCAAATCCAG gtTAATGTGGCCCAGTGGCTTCAGAAGGCACTGGATGGGGAGGTAGCTGAGTGGAACCGAGAGCAGGAACCTGGCACAGACTCTTCTGGCTTCTATCACTCACCGTTGCCGGCCATAGTGCTCCAG ATCCTGGAAGAGAACATTCGCGTGACCAGCCTGGTCAGTGAGTCACTGCAGCGGCGGGTGCATGGCATGGCGCTGTCAGAACTGGGCACATTCCTGAGGAG CTTTAGTGATGCTCTGATCCGATTCTCCCGAGACCACATCAGGGGGGAAGCAATGGCTCCTCATTACGTGCCCTACCTACTGGCCACCCTCAACTACCAGTCAGCACTCAG CTCCTCCGTGTCCGTCCTGCAGCCCGACGGGGCGGCGTCAGGAGACTTGGCTCCGGTGGAGGCAGGGCTGGACGAGTTGCAGAGGAGGATCTGCCGCCTGGTGTTGGAGGCGCTGCTGGCGGAGCTTCAG cccctgttCGAAGCTCTGCCCTCGCGCCGGTGGCTGTCGAGCCCAGAGCTGCTGGACGATGTATGCGAGCGGACGGTGCGCTTCTGCCAGGATTTCAGGCGAGTGCGGAATCCTGCAGTCCAG CTTCTCCTGGCTGAGGCGGAGCGCACGGTGGTACTGCAGTACCTACGTGCATTGATGCAGGGCCGCCTAGTGTGCCGAGGAGCCGACGAGAGGATCCAGGCAGCGCAGCGCCTGCAGAACGATGCGGCCCAGCTTCGGGAGCTTTTCCTTGGTTTG ggcctggaggagaGTGTTCACTGCGCACCGGTGCTCCTCTCTCTGCGGGATCTACTGAACCTCCGTGACCCCATGCTGCTCGGCCTCGAGGTGGCAGGCCTACGACAAAAATTTCCCGACGTGAG CGAGGATCATGTCTCTGCCCTCCTGGACCTGCGCGGGGATGTGTCCCGAGAGCAGCGCCTGGCCGCACTCAGCTCCCTGCAGGCCGGCCcacagccctctctctctgcgggTCACCGGGCACTCTTTAGCCTCGTGCCAGTACCTACTCCTGCGCtgtcctcctgccttccctccgGGCCCTGTGCCTGA
- the EXOC3L1 gene encoding exocyst complex component 3-like protein isoform X4: MNPMCFPKPAPGSCPMLPGSAMDSATKDEMQPSLPPGSSCPGPEWPEQERAEQLARGAALKWASGIFYRPEQLARLGQYRSREVQRTCSLEARIKSVVQSYLEGVKTGVWQLAQAFEAVQGTREALDQAHGLLQGMVEATETLKPLREQVAQHKQLQVLSQLLPRLRAVPAAVAHTRTLIGAQRLLEAYVCLRELEQLQEETWAPLGGLELPVFEGLGPLAEALGQAVEAAAGVAGRLAREDPALLVAAVRVAEVDARHTTSLELPPRDWQRRCLQALQEGLERTHFGTPLLLEPGALAGWLEALRVALPAELATAEALVAPCCPPHYKVVRLWAHTLHSGLRRCLQQLLEGPKLGAADAFALLHWTLHVYLGPEMMGSLELGPEADVSQLEPLLTPENIEQLEAMFVTQIQVNVAQWLQKALDGEVAEWNREQEPGTDSSGFYHSPLPAIVLQILEENIRVTSLVSESLQRRVHGMALSELGTFLRSFSDALIRFSRDHIRGEAMAPHYVPYLLATLNYQSALSSSVSVLQPDGAASGDLAPVEAGLDELQRRICRLVLEALLAELQPLFEALPSRRWLSSPELLDDVCERTVRFCQDFRRVRNPAVQLLLAEAERTVVLQYLRALMQGRLVCRGADERIQAAQRLQNDAAQLRELFLGLGLEESVHCAPVLLSLRDLLNLRDPMLLGLEVAGLRQKFPDVSEDHVSALLDLRGDVSREQRLAALSSLQAGPQPSLSAGHRALFSLVPVPTPALSSCLPSGPCA; this comes from the exons ATGAACCCAATGTGTTTCCCCAAACCTGCTCCTGGAAGCTGCCCAA TGCTTCCGGGGAGTGCCATGGACTCAGCAACCAAGGATGAAATGCAGCCCTCACTTCCCCCTG GGTCTTCCTGCCCAGGGCCTGAGTGGCCAGAGCAAGAGAGGGCGGAGCAGCTGGCCAGAGGAGCAGCACTCAAATGGGCCTCGGGCATCTTCTACCGGCCAGAGCAGCTGGCCAGGCTGGGCCAGTACCGCAGCCGTGAAGTTCAACGTACCTGTTCCCTGGAAGCACGCATTAAG TCGGTGGTGCAGTCCTACCTGGAGGGCGTGAAGACTGGTGTGTGGCAGCTGGCCCAGGCTTTTGAGGCTGTGCAGGGAACCCGTGAGGCCCTAGACCAGGCCCATGGGTTGCTCCAGGGTATGGTGGAGGCCACAGAGACCCTAAAACCACTGCGAGAACAAGTTGCCCAGCACAAGCAGCTGCAGGTCCTGTCTCAGCTGCTGCCCCGGCTGCGGGCAG TGCCAGCTGCAGTGGCCCACACACGGACCCTGATTGGTGCCCAGCGGCTCTTGGAGGCATATGTGTGCCTTCGGGAGCTGGAGCAGCTGCAAGAGGAGACGTGGGCACCTCTGGGGGGCCTGGAGTTGCCAGTCTTCGAGGGGTTGGGCCCTCTAGCTGAGGCATTGGGCCAGGCTGTGGAGGCGGCTGCGGGGGTGGCAGGGCGGCTGGCACGGGAGGACCCAGCCTTGCTGGTGGCTGCTGTGCGTGTGGCAGAGGTGGATGCTAGGCACACAACCTCCCTGGAGCTTCCCCCCCGGGACTGGCAGCGGCGCTGTCTGCAGGCACTGCAGGAGGGCCTGGAGAGGACCCACTTTGGGACACCTCTGCTGCTTGAGCCAGGGGCCTTGGCAGGGTGGCTGGAGGCTCTGCGGGTGGCTCTACCAGCTGAGTTGGCCACAGCTGAAGCACTAGTGGCACCCTGCTGCCCACCACACTACAAGGTGGTCCGGCTCTGGGCCCACACCCTGCACAGTGGACTGCGTCGATGCCTGCAGCAACTGCTGGAAGGGCCTAAGCTAGGAGCTGCTGACGCCTTCGCCTTACTGCATTGGACACTGCATGTGTACCTGGG GCCAGAAATGATGGGGAGCCTGGAGTTGGGGCCTGAGGCTGATGTGTCTCAGCTGGAGCCCCTCCTGACCCCAGAGAACATTGAACAGCTGGAGGCAATGTTTGTGACCCAAATCCAG gtTAATGTGGCCCAGTGGCTTCAGAAGGCACTGGATGGGGAGGTAGCTGAGTGGAACCGAGAGCAGGAACCTGGCACAGACTCTTCTGGCTTCTATCACTCACCGTTGCCGGCCATAGTGCTCCAG ATCCTGGAAGAGAACATTCGCGTGACCAGCCTGGTCAGTGAGTCACTGCAGCGGCGGGTGCATGGCATGGCGCTGTCAGAACTGGGCACATTCCTGAGGAG CTTTAGTGATGCTCTGATCCGATTCTCCCGAGACCACATCAGGGGGGAAGCAATGGCTCCTCATTACGTGCCCTACCTACTGGCCACCCTCAACTACCAGTCAGCACTCAG CTCCTCCGTGTCCGTCCTGCAGCCCGACGGGGCGGCGTCAGGAGACTTGGCTCCGGTGGAGGCAGGGCTGGACGAGTTGCAGAGGAGGATCTGCCGCCTGGTGTTGGAGGCGCTGCTGGCGGAGCTTCAG cccctgttCGAAGCTCTGCCCTCGCGCCGGTGGCTGTCGAGCCCAGAGCTGCTGGACGATGTATGCGAGCGGACGGTGCGCTTCTGCCAGGATTTCAGGCGAGTGCGGAATCCTGCAGTCCAG CTTCTCCTGGCTGAGGCGGAGCGCACGGTGGTACTGCAGTACCTACGTGCATTGATGCAGGGCCGCCTAGTGTGCCGAGGAGCCGACGAGAGGATCCAGGCAGCGCAGCGCCTGCAGAACGATGCGGCCCAGCTTCGGGAGCTTTTCCTTGGTTTG ggcctggaggagaGTGTTCACTGCGCACCGGTGCTCCTCTCTCTGCGGGATCTACTGAACCTCCGTGACCCCATGCTGCTCGGCCTCGAGGTGGCAGGCCTACGACAAAAATTTCCCGACGTGAG CGAGGATCATGTCTCTGCCCTCCTGGACCTGCGCGGGGATGTGTCCCGAGAGCAGCGCCTGGCCGCACTCAGCTCCCTGCAGGCCGGCCcacagccctctctctctgcgggTCACCGGGCACTCTTTAGCCTCGTGCCAGTACCTACTCCTGCGCtgtcctcctgccttccctccgGGCCCTGTGCCTGA
- the EXOC3L1 gene encoding exocyst complex component 3-like protein isoform X3, with amino-acid sequence MNPMCFPKPAPGSCPRAWQEPPSSFSEGPRPRLQLRESTLPALTQTLAPTPTSSPVLPGSAMDSATKDEMQPSLPPGSSCPGPEWPEQERAEQLARGAALKWASGIFYRPEQLARLGQYRSREVQRTCSLEARIKSVVQSYLEGVKTGVWQLAQAFEAVQGTREALDQAHGLLQGMVEATETLKPLREQVAQHKQLQVLSQLLPRLRAVPAAVAHTRTLIGAQRLLEAYVCLRELEQLQEETWAPLGGLELPVFEGLGPLAEALGQAVEAAAGVAGRLAREDPALLVAAVRVAEVDARHTTSLELPPRDWQRRCLQALQEGLERTHFGTPLLLEPGALAGWLEALRVALPAELATAEALVAPCCPPHYKVVRLWAHTLHSGLRRCLQQLLEGPKLGAADAFALLHWTLHVYLGPEMMGSLELGPEADVSQLEPLLTPENIEQLEAMFVTQIQVNVAQWLQKALDGEVAEWNREQEPGTDSSGFYHSPLPAIVLQILEENIRVTSLVSESLQRRVHGMALSELGTFLRSFSDALIRFSRDHIRGEAMAPHYVPYLLATLNYQSALSSSVSVLQPDGAASGDLAPVEAGLDELQRRICRLVLEALLAELQPLFEALPSRRWLSSPELLDDVCERTVRFCQDFRRVRNPAVQLLLAEAERTVVLQYLRALMQGRLVCRGADERIQAAQRLQNDAAQLRELFLGLGLEESVHCAPVLLSLRDLLNLRDPMLLGLEVAGLRQKFPDVSEDHVSALLDLRGDVSREQRLAALSSLQAGPQPSLSAGHRALFSLVPVPTPALSSCLPSGPCA; translated from the exons ATGAACCCAATGTGTTTCCCCAAACCTGCTCCTGGAAGCTGCCCAA GGGCTTGGCAAgaacctccttcctccttctcagaGGGGCCTAGACCAAGGCTGCAGCTCAGAGAATCCACTCTGCCTGCTCTAACCCAGACTCTTGCTCCCACTCCTACCTCATCTCCAGTGCTTCCGGGGAGTGCCATGGACTCAGCAACCAAGGATGAAATGCAGCCCTCACTTCCCCCTG GGTCTTCCTGCCCAGGGCCTGAGTGGCCAGAGCAAGAGAGGGCGGAGCAGCTGGCCAGAGGAGCAGCACTCAAATGGGCCTCGGGCATCTTCTACCGGCCAGAGCAGCTGGCCAGGCTGGGCCAGTACCGCAGCCGTGAAGTTCAACGTACCTGTTCCCTGGAAGCACGCATTAAG TCGGTGGTGCAGTCCTACCTGGAGGGCGTGAAGACTGGTGTGTGGCAGCTGGCCCAGGCTTTTGAGGCTGTGCAGGGAACCCGTGAGGCCCTAGACCAGGCCCATGGGTTGCTCCAGGGTATGGTGGAGGCCACAGAGACCCTAAAACCACTGCGAGAACAAGTTGCCCAGCACAAGCAGCTGCAGGTCCTGTCTCAGCTGCTGCCCCGGCTGCGGGCAG TGCCAGCTGCAGTGGCCCACACACGGACCCTGATTGGTGCCCAGCGGCTCTTGGAGGCATATGTGTGCCTTCGGGAGCTGGAGCAGCTGCAAGAGGAGACGTGGGCACCTCTGGGGGGCCTGGAGTTGCCAGTCTTCGAGGGGTTGGGCCCTCTAGCTGAGGCATTGGGCCAGGCTGTGGAGGCGGCTGCGGGGGTGGCAGGGCGGCTGGCACGGGAGGACCCAGCCTTGCTGGTGGCTGCTGTGCGTGTGGCAGAGGTGGATGCTAGGCACACAACCTCCCTGGAGCTTCCCCCCCGGGACTGGCAGCGGCGCTGTCTGCAGGCACTGCAGGAGGGCCTGGAGAGGACCCACTTTGGGACACCTCTGCTGCTTGAGCCAGGGGCCTTGGCAGGGTGGCTGGAGGCTCTGCGGGTGGCTCTACCAGCTGAGTTGGCCACAGCTGAAGCACTAGTGGCACCCTGCTGCCCACCACACTACAAGGTGGTCCGGCTCTGGGCCCACACCCTGCACAGTGGACTGCGTCGATGCCTGCAGCAACTGCTGGAAGGGCCTAAGCTAGGAGCTGCTGACGCCTTCGCCTTACTGCATTGGACACTGCATGTGTACCTGGG GCCAGAAATGATGGGGAGCCTGGAGTTGGGGCCTGAGGCTGATGTGTCTCAGCTGGAGCCCCTCCTGACCCCAGAGAACATTGAACAGCTGGAGGCAATGTTTGTGACCCAAATCCAG gtTAATGTGGCCCAGTGGCTTCAGAAGGCACTGGATGGGGAGGTAGCTGAGTGGAACCGAGAGCAGGAACCTGGCACAGACTCTTCTGGCTTCTATCACTCACCGTTGCCGGCCATAGTGCTCCAG ATCCTGGAAGAGAACATTCGCGTGACCAGCCTGGTCAGTGAGTCACTGCAGCGGCGGGTGCATGGCATGGCGCTGTCAGAACTGGGCACATTCCTGAGGAG CTTTAGTGATGCTCTGATCCGATTCTCCCGAGACCACATCAGGGGGGAAGCAATGGCTCCTCATTACGTGCCCTACCTACTGGCCACCCTCAACTACCAGTCAGCACTCAG CTCCTCCGTGTCCGTCCTGCAGCCCGACGGGGCGGCGTCAGGAGACTTGGCTCCGGTGGAGGCAGGGCTGGACGAGTTGCAGAGGAGGATCTGCCGCCTGGTGTTGGAGGCGCTGCTGGCGGAGCTTCAG cccctgttCGAAGCTCTGCCCTCGCGCCGGTGGCTGTCGAGCCCAGAGCTGCTGGACGATGTATGCGAGCGGACGGTGCGCTTCTGCCAGGATTTCAGGCGAGTGCGGAATCCTGCAGTCCAG CTTCTCCTGGCTGAGGCGGAGCGCACGGTGGTACTGCAGTACCTACGTGCATTGATGCAGGGCCGCCTAGTGTGCCGAGGAGCCGACGAGAGGATCCAGGCAGCGCAGCGCCTGCAGAACGATGCGGCCCAGCTTCGGGAGCTTTTCCTTGGTTTG ggcctggaggagaGTGTTCACTGCGCACCGGTGCTCCTCTCTCTGCGGGATCTACTGAACCTCCGTGACCCCATGCTGCTCGGCCTCGAGGTGGCAGGCCTACGACAAAAATTTCCCGACGTGAG CGAGGATCATGTCTCTGCCCTCCTGGACCTGCGCGGGGATGTGTCCCGAGAGCAGCGCCTGGCCGCACTCAGCTCCCTGCAGGCCGGCCcacagccctctctctctgcgggTCACCGGGCACTCTTTAGCCTCGTGCCAGTACCTACTCCTGCGCtgtcctcctgccttccctccgGGCCCTGTGCCTGA
- the EXOC3L1 gene encoding exocyst complex component 3-like protein isoform X2, which yields MDSATKDEMQPSLPPGPEWPEQERAEQLARGAALKWASGIFYRPEQLARLGQYRSREVQRTCSLEARIKSVVQSYLEGVKTGVWQLAQAFEAVQGTREALDQAHGLLQGMVEATETLKPLREQVAQHKQLQVLSQLLPRLRAVPAAVAHTRTLIGAQRLLEAYVCLRELEQLQEETWAPLGGLELPVFEGLGPLAEALGQAVEAAAGVAGRLAREDPALLVAAVRVAEVDARHTTSLELPPRDWQRRCLQALQEGLERTHFGTPLLLEPGALAGWLEALRVALPAELATAEALVAPCCPPHYKVVRLWAHTLHSGLRRCLQQLLEGPKLGAADAFALLHWTLHVYLGPEMMGSLELGPEADVSQLEPLLTPENIEQLEAMFVTQIQVNVAQWLQKALDGEVAEWNREQEPGTDSSGFYHSPLPAIVLQILEENIRVTSLVSESLQRRVHGMALSELGTFLRSFSDALIRFSRDHIRGEAMAPHYVPYLLATLNYQSALSSSVSVLQPDGAASGDLAPVEAGLDELQRRICRLVLEALLAELQPLFEALPSRRWLSSPELLDDVCERTVRFCQDFRRVRNPAVQLLLAEAERTVVLQYLRALMQGRLVCRGADERIQAAQRLQNDAAQLRELFLGLGLEESVHCAPVLLSLRDLLNLRDPMLLGLEVAGLRQKFPDVSEDHVSALLDLRGDVSREQRLAALSSLQAGPQPSLSAGHRALFSLVPVPTPALSSCLPSGPCA from the exons ATGGACTCAGCAACCAAGGATGAAATGCAGCCCTCACTTCCCCCTG GGCCTGAGTGGCCAGAGCAAGAGAGGGCGGAGCAGCTGGCCAGAGGAGCAGCACTCAAATGGGCCTCGGGCATCTTCTACCGGCCAGAGCAGCTGGCCAGGCTGGGCCAGTACCGCAGCCGTGAAGTTCAACGTACCTGTTCCCTGGAAGCACGCATTAAG TCGGTGGTGCAGTCCTACCTGGAGGGCGTGAAGACTGGTGTGTGGCAGCTGGCCCAGGCTTTTGAGGCTGTGCAGGGAACCCGTGAGGCCCTAGACCAGGCCCATGGGTTGCTCCAGGGTATGGTGGAGGCCACAGAGACCCTAAAACCACTGCGAGAACAAGTTGCCCAGCACAAGCAGCTGCAGGTCCTGTCTCAGCTGCTGCCCCGGCTGCGGGCAG TGCCAGCTGCAGTGGCCCACACACGGACCCTGATTGGTGCCCAGCGGCTCTTGGAGGCATATGTGTGCCTTCGGGAGCTGGAGCAGCTGCAAGAGGAGACGTGGGCACCTCTGGGGGGCCTGGAGTTGCCAGTCTTCGAGGGGTTGGGCCCTCTAGCTGAGGCATTGGGCCAGGCTGTGGAGGCGGCTGCGGGGGTGGCAGGGCGGCTGGCACGGGAGGACCCAGCCTTGCTGGTGGCTGCTGTGCGTGTGGCAGAGGTGGATGCTAGGCACACAACCTCCCTGGAGCTTCCCCCCCGGGACTGGCAGCGGCGCTGTCTGCAGGCACTGCAGGAGGGCCTGGAGAGGACCCACTTTGGGACACCTCTGCTGCTTGAGCCAGGGGCCTTGGCAGGGTGGCTGGAGGCTCTGCGGGTGGCTCTACCAGCTGAGTTGGCCACAGCTGAAGCACTAGTGGCACCCTGCTGCCCACCACACTACAAGGTGGTCCGGCTCTGGGCCCACACCCTGCACAGTGGACTGCGTCGATGCCTGCAGCAACTGCTGGAAGGGCCTAAGCTAGGAGCTGCTGACGCCTTCGCCTTACTGCATTGGACACTGCATGTGTACCTGGG GCCAGAAATGATGGGGAGCCTGGAGTTGGGGCCTGAGGCTGATGTGTCTCAGCTGGAGCCCCTCCTGACCCCAGAGAACATTGAACAGCTGGAGGCAATGTTTGTGACCCAAATCCAG gtTAATGTGGCCCAGTGGCTTCAGAAGGCACTGGATGGGGAGGTAGCTGAGTGGAACCGAGAGCAGGAACCTGGCACAGACTCTTCTGGCTTCTATCACTCACCGTTGCCGGCCATAGTGCTCCAG ATCCTGGAAGAGAACATTCGCGTGACCAGCCTGGTCAGTGAGTCACTGCAGCGGCGGGTGCATGGCATGGCGCTGTCAGAACTGGGCACATTCCTGAGGAG CTTTAGTGATGCTCTGATCCGATTCTCCCGAGACCACATCAGGGGGGAAGCAATGGCTCCTCATTACGTGCCCTACCTACTGGCCACCCTCAACTACCAGTCAGCACTCAG CTCCTCCGTGTCCGTCCTGCAGCCCGACGGGGCGGCGTCAGGAGACTTGGCTCCGGTGGAGGCAGGGCTGGACGAGTTGCAGAGGAGGATCTGCCGCCTGGTGTTGGAGGCGCTGCTGGCGGAGCTTCAG cccctgttCGAAGCTCTGCCCTCGCGCCGGTGGCTGTCGAGCCCAGAGCTGCTGGACGATGTATGCGAGCGGACGGTGCGCTTCTGCCAGGATTTCAGGCGAGTGCGGAATCCTGCAGTCCAG CTTCTCCTGGCTGAGGCGGAGCGCACGGTGGTACTGCAGTACCTACGTGCATTGATGCAGGGCCGCCTAGTGTGCCGAGGAGCCGACGAGAGGATCCAGGCAGCGCAGCGCCTGCAGAACGATGCGGCCCAGCTTCGGGAGCTTTTCCTTGGTTTG ggcctggaggagaGTGTTCACTGCGCACCGGTGCTCCTCTCTCTGCGGGATCTACTGAACCTCCGTGACCCCATGCTGCTCGGCCTCGAGGTGGCAGGCCTACGACAAAAATTTCCCGACGTGAG CGAGGATCATGTCTCTGCCCTCCTGGACCTGCGCGGGGATGTGTCCCGAGAGCAGCGCCTGGCCGCACTCAGCTCCCTGCAGGCCGGCCcacagccctctctctctgcgggTCACCGGGCACTCTTTAGCCTCGTGCCAGTACCTACTCCTGCGCtgtcctcctgccttccctccgGGCCCTGTGCCTGA